One Paraburkholderia agricolaris DNA segment encodes these proteins:
- a CDS encoding DoxX family protein encodes MRYTLFENQKDTVVLVARILLMVLFVIFGWSKLTGFSGTVAYMTSTGAPVPELSAIIAVVMEFVVGIALVLGFYTRPLALLLALYTLGTAIIGHHYWNMTGAAQYENMINFYKNISIMGGLLLLCVTGAGKYSIDRR; translated from the coding sequence ATGCGCTATACGCTATTTGAAAACCAGAAAGACACAGTTGTTCTCGTCGCCCGTATCCTGTTGATGGTGTTGTTCGTGATCTTCGGCTGGTCGAAGTTGACCGGCTTTTCCGGCACCGTCGCTTACATGACGTCCACCGGCGCGCCGGTTCCGGAATTGTCGGCGATCATCGCGGTGGTGATGGAGTTTGTGGTCGGCATCGCGCTGGTGCTGGGCTTCTATACGCGCCCGCTTGCCCTGCTGCTTGCGCTTTATACGCTGGGTACGGCGATCATTGGCCACCACTACTGGAACATGACGGGCGCCGCACAGTACGAAAACATGATCAACTTCTACAAGAACATCAGCATCATGGGTGGATTGCTGCTGTTGTGTGTCACCGGAGCCGGCAAGTATTCGATCGACCGGCGCTAG
- the prpR gene encoding propionate catabolism operon regulatory protein PrpR, with translation MERSSCERSAAVSIFTSSLASPQPGLPGVALVSISRLQSVCETVAPRYADRARFFSVREGYGAAVTALQAYVDAGSVDVVLAAGSNGAYLRDNLSVPVVMVKVNGFDVLSAITRATTNWPRAQIGLVLHETISHELADLRAWLNIGLKQRAYRSIDEVRLAVANLAAEGCSVIIGPGMACDFAQQAGMESVFLYSLGAVEEAFERSVELARVSRQKESKRVRLNTIVAHLRDGVAAFDDAGQLEAINPAMLDLLGLDREQDVAAQLTRTVGPLLRETLEHGMPVEERIEQIGGRALIVNCMPIVEQGLRSGSVLTVQDALFAQRIDRSLRTSQRPKHLVARHHLDDLVGNSPALERVRRLARAGAAHDATVLLSGESGTGKELVAQGIHNASRRRGNPFVAFNCAALPEGLIESELFGHEEGAFTGARRGGKPGLFEIAHTGTIFLDEIGEMPAALQSRLLRVLQEREVMKLGAGRATPVDVRVIAATHRDLHALVAQGVFRADLYFRLNLLQIALPPLRERRGDIAQLARHVLERSALQYGLSEAALERVLTFLTPLFEHYAWPGNVRELENLLARAAIYLNNSAGEEWQDLQAVFPEFGRMRQVAADGDGTMDHALLTGDAPVRGSPTPGDLKRALEQAGGNRAAASRALGIGRTTLWRLMKDLPGD, from the coding sequence ATGGAACGTTCCAGTTGTGAACGGAGCGCTGCAGTGTCTATTTTCACGTCGTCTCTTGCCAGTCCTCAGCCGGGCCTCCCAGGTGTTGCTCTGGTCAGTATCAGCCGCTTGCAATCGGTTTGCGAGACGGTCGCGCCGCGTTATGCCGATCGCGCCAGGTTTTTTTCGGTCCGTGAAGGCTACGGCGCTGCCGTTACGGCCCTGCAGGCCTATGTGGACGCTGGTTCGGTCGATGTCGTACTGGCCGCCGGATCGAACGGCGCCTACCTGCGCGACAACCTGAGCGTCCCGGTGGTGATGGTCAAGGTGAACGGTTTCGACGTGCTGAGCGCGATCACCCGGGCCACCACGAACTGGCCGCGCGCGCAGATCGGCCTCGTCCTGCATGAAACCATCTCGCACGAACTCGCGGACCTGCGCGCGTGGCTGAACATCGGTCTGAAGCAGCGCGCCTATCGCTCGATCGACGAAGTGCGGCTGGCGGTCGCGAATCTGGCGGCCGAAGGTTGCAGCGTAATCATCGGCCCTGGCATGGCCTGCGATTTCGCCCAGCAAGCCGGTATGGAGAGTGTCTTTCTGTACTCGCTCGGCGCGGTCGAAGAAGCGTTCGAGCGCTCGGTCGAACTGGCCCGCGTGAGCCGCCAGAAGGAATCGAAGCGGGTGCGCCTGAATACGATCGTCGCCCATCTGCGCGACGGTGTGGCCGCCTTCGACGATGCCGGCCAACTCGAAGCAATCAATCCGGCAATGCTGGATCTGCTCGGCCTCGACCGCGAACAGGACGTTGCGGCGCAATTGACACGCACTGTTGGCCCATTGCTGCGCGAGACACTCGAACATGGCATGCCGGTCGAGGAGCGTATCGAGCAGATCGGCGGCCGCGCGCTGATCGTCAACTGTATGCCGATCGTCGAGCAGGGCCTGCGCTCGGGCTCGGTGCTTACGGTGCAGGACGCGCTGTTTGCGCAGCGGATCGACCGCTCGCTGCGCACCAGTCAGCGGCCCAAACATCTGGTCGCGCGGCACCATCTGGACGATCTGGTCGGCAACTCGCCGGCGCTCGAACGGGTGCGGCGGCTCGCCCGCGCGGGTGCGGCTCACGATGCTACCGTGCTGTTGAGCGGCGAAAGCGGCACCGGCAAGGAACTGGTCGCACAGGGTATCCACAATGCCAGCCGGCGGCGCGGCAACCCGTTCGTTGCCTTCAACTGCGCGGCGCTCCCCGAAGGGCTGATCGAAAGCGAATTGTTCGGCCATGAGGAAGGGGCGTTCACCGGCGCGCGCCGTGGCGGCAAGCCGGGCCTCTTCGAAATCGCCCATACCGGCACGATTTTTCTCGACGAAATCGGCGAGATGCCGGCGGCGCTGCAAAGCCGGCTGCTGCGCGTGCTGCAGGAGCGTGAAGTGATGAAGCTCGGCGCCGGGCGCGCGACGCCTGTCGACGTGCGGGTGATTGCCGCCACACATCGCGATCTGCACGCGCTGGTCGCGCAGGGCGTGTTTCGCGCTGATCTGTATTTTCGGCTGAATCTGCTTCAGATAGCGTTGCCGCCGCTGCGCGAAAGGCGCGGCGATATTGCGCAGCTGGCGCGGCACGTGCTGGAGCGCAGCGCGCTCCAATATGGGCTATCGGAGGCCGCGCTCGAGCGGGTGCTGACCTTTCTCACGCCCCTGTTCGAGCACTATGCATGGCCTGGCAATGTGCGGGAGCTGGAAAATCTGCTCGCGCGCGCCGCCATTTATCTGAACAATTCGGCCGGCGAGGAATGGCAGGACCTGCAAGCAGTGTTTCCCGAGTTCGGGCGGATGCGTCAGGTGGCCGCAGACGGGGACGGCACCATGGATCATGCCCTGCTCACCGGCGATGCTCCGGTCCGGGGTTCACCCACCCCCGGGGACCTCAAACGCGCCCTCGAACAGGCCGGCGGCAACCGCGCCGCAGCAAGCCGGGCGCTGGGAATCGGCCGCACCACCCTCTGGCGGCTCATGAAGGATTTACCGGGGGATTGA
- a CDS encoding pirin family protein encodes MLDIRHANQRGRAEHGWLSSRHTFSFANYHDPKQNGFSDLLVINDDRVAPAQGFGKHPHRDMEIFSYVLEGALEHKDTMGTGSVIVPGDIQLMSAGTGVAHSEYNHSKSEPVHFMQIWIAPAQQGTAPRYQQRHFGADQKRGVLRLVMSPDGADGSLVLQQDARVYAGLLDGDETARLELASNRYAYIHVARGSVTVNGVELGEGDGARVRDEEALTFTKGHDAEVLVFDLRNIEVSELWA; translated from the coding sequence ATGCTCGATATCAGACACGCCAATCAACGCGGCCGCGCGGAGCACGGCTGGCTCAGCTCGCGTCATACGTTTTCTTTCGCGAACTATCACGATCCGAAGCAGAACGGCTTTTCCGACCTGCTCGTGATCAACGACGACCGTGTCGCGCCGGCTCAGGGTTTCGGCAAGCACCCGCACCGCGACATGGAGATTTTTTCGTACGTGCTGGAAGGCGCGCTGGAACATAAGGACACGATGGGCACCGGCTCGGTGATCGTGCCCGGCGACATCCAGTTGATGAGCGCGGGAACCGGCGTCGCGCATAGCGAATACAACCATTCGAAGAGCGAGCCGGTGCACTTCATGCAAATCTGGATTGCGCCGGCCCAGCAAGGCACCGCGCCGCGCTACCAGCAACGTCATTTTGGCGCGGACCAGAAGCGCGGCGTGTTGCGTCTCGTGATGTCGCCGGACGGTGCGGACGGTTCGCTGGTGCTGCAACAGGATGCCCGCGTTTATGCCGGTCTTCTGGACGGTGACGAAACTGCACGCCTCGAACTGGCCAGTAATCGCTATGCTTATATTCATGTGGCGCGCGGCAGCGTCACAGTGAACGGCGTCGAGCTTGGCGAAGGCGACGGTGCACGGGTCCGCGACGAAGAAGCCCTGACCTTCACAAAAGGTCACGACGCGGAGGTTTTGGTGTTCGATCTGCGCAATATTGAAGTGTCGGAGTTGTGGGCTTAA
- a CDS encoding isocitrate lyase/PEP mutase family protein produces MSISATRRAAFRAKVNQRQGLLVPGAFNAMSARVIEDAGFEAIYITGAGVTNMSLGLPDLGFIGLAEVAEHCARIRDAVALPLIVDADTGFGNALNVRQTVRVLERSGADVIQFEDQIMPKKCGHFAGKEVVSTSEMVGKIRAAVDAREDGNLQIMARTDAAAVHGIEDAIERGQRFIEAGADILFIEATESLADIERLPGLFDKPQLINIVIGGKTPVQSREALAKLGYGIVLYANAALQGAVLGMQRALGTLKSNGRLDEDATLVAPFSERQRLVNKPLYDKLDKEYAAKD; encoded by the coding sequence ATGAGCATTTCCGCCACCCGCCGCGCCGCCTTCCGCGCCAAAGTCAACCAACGCCAGGGCCTCCTCGTGCCGGGCGCCTTCAACGCGATGAGCGCACGCGTGATCGAGGACGCCGGCTTCGAAGCGATTTACATCACGGGCGCAGGCGTCACCAACATGTCGCTCGGACTGCCCGATCTCGGCTTCATTGGCCTCGCCGAAGTCGCCGAGCATTGCGCGCGGATTCGCGACGCCGTTGCCCTGCCGCTGATCGTCGACGCCGACACCGGCTTCGGCAACGCACTGAACGTACGCCAGACCGTGCGCGTGCTCGAGCGCAGCGGCGCCGACGTGATCCAGTTCGAGGACCAGATCATGCCGAAGAAATGCGGCCACTTCGCCGGCAAGGAAGTCGTCAGCACGAGCGAAATGGTCGGCAAGATCCGCGCGGCTGTTGACGCCCGCGAAGACGGCAATCTGCAGATCATGGCGCGCACCGACGCGGCCGCAGTCCACGGCATTGAAGACGCGATCGAACGTGGTCAACGTTTTATCGAAGCCGGTGCGGACATTCTGTTTATCGAAGCAACCGAATCGCTCGCCGACATCGAGCGCCTTCCAGGACTGTTCGACAAGCCGCAACTGATCAACATCGTGATCGGCGGCAAGACGCCTGTGCAATCGCGTGAAGCGCTCGCCAAACTCGGCTACGGCATCGTGCTGTACGCAAACGCGGCGCTGCAAGGCGCGGTGCTCGGCATGCAGCGCGCGCTCGGCACATTGAAGAGCAACGGCCGCCTCGATGAAGACGCTACGCTGGTCGCGCCGTTCAGCGAACGCCAGCGCCTCGTGAATAAACCGCTGTACGACAAGCTCGACAAGGAATACGCGGCGAAGGATTGA
- the ahpF gene encoding alkyl hydroperoxide reductase subunit F has product MLDANLKTQLKSYLEKVSRPIEIVASLDDSAKSQELLALLNDIATLSERVTVIERRGDSERKPSFSIGEPGKETGIRFAGIPMGHEFTSLVLALLQVGGHPVKLDDAVIEQIRNLDGDYQFETYFSLSCQNCPEVVQALNVMALLNPRIRHVAIDGALFQNEVEARQIMAVPTMFMNGEVFGQGRSGVKEILAKLDTNAGARAAKELEKKPVFDTLIVGGGPAGAAAAIYSARKGIATGVVAERFGGQVLDTLAIENFVSVTETEGPKFAMALEQHVKSYEVDIMDVQRAEALIPGRINEVRLANGAVLKAKTIILATGARWREINVPGEREYRNHGVAYCPHCDGPLFKGKRVAVIGGGNSGVEAAIDLAGLVREVTLFEFGAQLRADEVLQRKLRSLANVTIVTQAQTTEITGDGKKVNGLVYKDLRSGETKSIELEGVFVQIGLVPNTEWLKGTVELSKHGEIVVDARGATSVPGVFAAGDVTTVPFKQIVIAVGEGAKASLSAFDHLIRSSDVDEVVSEAETEATA; this is encoded by the coding sequence ATGCTGGACGCCAATCTCAAGACTCAGTTGAAATCCTACCTCGAGAAGGTTAGCAGACCTATCGAGATCGTCGCCTCGCTCGACGACAGCGCGAAATCGCAAGAGCTGCTGGCGTTGCTGAACGATATCGCGACGTTGTCGGAACGCGTCACCGTGATCGAACGTCGCGGCGACAGCGAGCGCAAGCCGTCGTTTTCGATCGGCGAGCCGGGTAAGGAAACGGGCATCCGTTTCGCCGGTATTCCGATGGGGCATGAATTCACGTCGCTCGTCCTCGCGCTGTTGCAGGTCGGCGGCCATCCGGTCAAACTCGACGACGCGGTGATCGAACAGATCCGCAATCTCGACGGCGACTATCAATTCGAAACGTATTTTTCGCTGTCATGCCAGAACTGCCCGGAAGTCGTCCAGGCGCTGAACGTGATGGCGCTGCTCAACCCGCGCATCCGCCACGTGGCGATCGACGGCGCGCTGTTCCAGAACGAAGTCGAAGCGCGCCAGATCATGGCGGTACCGACCATGTTCATGAACGGCGAAGTGTTCGGCCAGGGCCGCAGCGGTGTGAAGGAAATCCTCGCCAAGCTCGACACCAATGCCGGTGCGCGTGCTGCGAAGGAACTGGAAAAGAAGCCGGTGTTCGATACGCTGATCGTCGGCGGCGGTCCTGCAGGCGCGGCCGCGGCAATTTACTCGGCGCGTAAGGGCATTGCCACGGGTGTGGTGGCTGAGCGCTTTGGCGGCCAGGTGCTCGACACGCTGGCGATCGAGAATTTCGTCTCCGTCACGGAAACCGAAGGACCGAAGTTCGCGATGGCGCTCGAACAGCACGTGAAGAGCTACGAAGTCGACATCATGGACGTGCAGCGCGCCGAAGCGCTGATCCCGGGCCGCATCAACGAGGTGCGTCTGGCGAATGGCGCGGTGCTGAAGGCAAAGACGATCATTCTGGCAACCGGCGCGCGTTGGCGCGAAATCAACGTGCCGGGCGAGCGCGAGTACCGTAACCACGGCGTGGCGTACTGCCCGCACTGCGATGGTCCGCTGTTCAAGGGCAAGCGCGTGGCGGTGATCGGCGGCGGCAACTCGGGCGTCGAAGCGGCGATCGATCTCGCGGGTCTGGTGCGTGAAGTGACGCTGTTCGAATTCGGCGCGCAACTGCGTGCCGACGAAGTGCTGCAACGCAAGCTGCGCAGTCTCGCCAACGTGACGATCGTGACGCAGGCACAGACCACGGAAATCACCGGCGACGGCAAGAAGGTCAACGGTCTGGTCTACAAGGACCTGCGCTCGGGCGAAACGAAGAGCATTGAACTCGAAGGCGTGTTCGTGCAGATCGGCCTTGTGCCGAACACCGAATGGCTGAAGGGCACGGTCGAGTTGTCGAAACATGGCGAGATCGTCGTCGATGCGCGCGGCGCGACGTCGGTGCCGGGCGTGTTCGCGGCCGGCGACGTGACCACGGTTCCGTTCAAGCAGATCGTGATTGCCGTAGGCGAAGGGGCGAAGGCGTCGCTTTCCGCGTTCGATCACCTGATCCGCAGCAGCGATGTGGATGAAGTGGTGAGCGAAGCAGAAACTGAAGCGACAGCTTGA
- a CDS encoding LysR family transcriptional regulator, with the protein MQLDDMRIFVATVDAHNFTAAAKRLALSKQFVSRRVMALEEGLGVQLLIRNTRKLAVTELGQEFYERARRILGEVEDAEQAMSVGRAGPRGLLRVSAPMSFGMTHLSPLVASFLREHGEVRFDMELSDRTVDVVGEGFDMAIRIGTLPDSTLIAQKLVDVRMVVCCSPGYVRRRGAPVGPADLAQHSCLLYGHGGVVSWDFVVDGVLKGFEVHGPLRANNGELIRDAAIAGLGIVRLPDFIVSHAVGSGLLVSVLDEFLPSAATVYAVYPQHRQSSGSIRAFVEFLREGLRG; encoded by the coding sequence ATGCAACTCGATGACATGCGGATCTTCGTCGCCACCGTCGATGCCCATAACTTCACCGCGGCGGCAAAGCGGCTGGCGCTGTCCAAGCAGTTCGTCAGCCGGCGTGTGATGGCGCTGGAGGAAGGGCTCGGCGTGCAGTTGCTGATCCGCAATACGCGCAAGCTGGCCGTGACCGAACTCGGGCAGGAGTTTTATGAGCGCGCGCGGCGCATCCTCGGCGAGGTGGAAGATGCGGAACAGGCTATGTCGGTGGGGCGCGCGGGGCCGCGTGGGTTGTTGCGGGTCAGTGCGCCGATGTCGTTCGGGATGACGCATCTGTCGCCGTTGGTGGCGAGCTTCTTGCGCGAGCATGGGGAGGTGCGTTTCGATATGGAGTTGAGCGATCGCACCGTCGACGTGGTGGGTGAGGGGTTCGATATGGCGATCCGGATCGGCACGTTGCCGGATTCGACGCTGATCGCGCAGAAGCTTGTCGATGTGAGGATGGTGGTGTGTTGTAGTCCGGGGTATGTGCGGCGGCGTGGGGCGCCGGTTGGGCCCGCCGATCTGGCGCAGCATTCATGCCTGTTGTATGGGCATGGCGGGGTTGTGAGTTGGGATTTTGTTGTTGATGGGGTTTTGAAGGGGTTTGAAGTGCATGGGCCGCTGCGGGCCAATAATGGGGAGTTGATTCGCGATGCTGCCATCGCCGGGCTTGGGATTGTTCGGCTTCCTGATTTTATTGTTTCTCATGCGGTTGGGAGTGGGCTGCTGGTGAGTGTGCTTGATGAGTTTTTGCCTTCGGCGGCTACTGTTTATGCGGTGTATCCGCAGCATCGGCAGAGTTCGGGCAGTATTCGGGCTTTTGTTGAGTTTTTGAGGGAGGGGTTGAGGGGGTGA
- a CDS encoding alkane 1-monooxygenase produces the protein MATSQATPARWVDGKRYLWLLGALTITLPLHAANLALQTGWHIFWWFGPIFVFGIIPVLDYLIGDDPSNPPEDVVPRLERERYYRRVVYLATFIEYVSFFGSLWIVGTHALTWYDYLGFALSLGAATGVSINTAHELGHKTDGFERWLAKITLAPVAYGHFFVEHNRGHHVRVATPPDPASARYGESFWRFLPRTVFGSIASAWRLEKHRLERLGKSPWTWRNEVLHSWAMTALLWGAMVVLFGKTVIPFLLIQAVYGASLLEVVNYLEHYGLGRKQLASGRYERCQPQHSWNSNRIVTNLFLYQLQRHADHHANPTRSYQALRHFDGAPQLPSGYATMIMLAYVPPLWFRVMNPRVVAHYQGNMAQSNIRPAIRERVLAQFAG, from the coding sequence ATGGCAACATCGCAAGCGACCCCCGCCCGCTGGGTCGACGGCAAGCGCTATTTGTGGCTGCTCGGTGCGCTCACCATCACCTTGCCGCTGCATGCCGCCAATCTGGCGTTGCAGACTGGCTGGCATATCTTCTGGTGGTTCGGGCCGATTTTCGTGTTCGGCATTATTCCGGTGCTCGACTATCTGATCGGCGACGATCCAAGCAATCCGCCGGAAGACGTCGTTCCCCGGCTCGAACGGGAGCGCTATTACCGCCGTGTCGTGTATCTCGCCACCTTCATCGAATATGTGTCGTTCTTCGGCTCACTGTGGATCGTCGGCACGCATGCTCTGACGTGGTACGACTATCTCGGTTTCGCGCTCTCGCTGGGCGCCGCGACCGGCGTGTCGATCAACACCGCGCACGAACTCGGCCACAAAACCGACGGCTTCGAGAGATGGCTCGCCAAGATCACGCTGGCGCCGGTCGCTTACGGTCATTTCTTCGTCGAACACAATCGTGGACACCATGTGCGCGTGGCAACTCCGCCCGATCCGGCGAGTGCGCGCTACGGTGAATCGTTCTGGCGTTTTCTGCCGCGCACGGTATTCGGCAGCATCGCGTCGGCGTGGCGCCTGGAGAAGCATCGGCTCGAACGTCTTGGCAAGTCGCCCTGGACGTGGCGCAATGAAGTCCTGCATTCGTGGGCGATGACGGCACTGCTGTGGGGCGCGATGGTCGTGCTGTTCGGCAAAACGGTGATTCCGTTTCTGCTGATTCAGGCGGTGTATGGCGCTTCGTTGCTCGAAGTGGTCAATTATCTGGAGCACTACGGGCTCGGCCGCAAACAGCTCGCCAGCGGCCGTTATGAGCGTTGCCAGCCGCAGCACTCATGGAACAGCAATCGCATCGTGACGAATCTGTTTCTGTACCAGTTGCAGCGTCATGCCGACCATCATGCGAATCCGACGCGCTCTTATCAGGCACTGCGTCATTTCGACGGCGCGCCGCAATTACCCTCCGGTTACGCGACGATGATCATGCTCGCGTACGTGCCGCCATTGTGGTTTCGCGTGATGAACCCGCGCGTGGTCGCGCATTATCAAGGCAATATGGCGCAGTCGAATATCCGGCCGGCCATTCGTGAGCGGGTGCTGGCGCAGTTTGCCGGCTAG
- the ahpC gene encoding alkyl hydroperoxide reductase subunit C translates to MPIINSQVKPFKAQAYHNGDFQTVTEESLKGKWSVFVFYPADFTFVCPTELGDLADRYAEFKKLGVEIYSVSTDTHFTHKAWHDTSDTIQKIKYPMLADPTLAISRNFDVLIEEEGLALRGTFVINPEGEIKLAEIHDNGIGRDAGELLRKVQAAQYIAAHPGEVCPAKWTPGAETLTPSLDLIGKI, encoded by the coding sequence ATGCCGATCATCAACAGTCAAGTCAAACCGTTTAAGGCACAGGCTTATCACAACGGCGATTTCCAGACCGTCACTGAAGAAAGCCTGAAGGGCAAGTGGTCGGTTTTCGTTTTCTACCCGGCTGACTTCACCTTCGTGTGCCCGACCGAACTGGGCGACCTGGCCGATCGTTACGCCGAATTCAAGAAGCTCGGCGTCGAAATCTACAGCGTGTCGACCGATACGCATTTCACGCACAAGGCATGGCACGACACGTCGGACACGATCCAGAAGATCAAGTACCCGATGCTGGCTGACCCGACGCTGGCCATCTCGCGCAACTTCGACGTGCTGATCGAGGAAGAAGGTCTGGCACTGCGCGGCACGTTCGTGATCAACCCGGAAGGCGAGATCAAGCTGGCCGAAATCCACGACAACGGCATTGGCCGTGACGCTGGCGAACTGCTGCGCAAGGTGCAAGCTGCGCAATACATCGCGGCTCACCCGGGTGAAGTTTGCCCCGCCAAGTGGACGCCGGGCGCAGAAACGCTGACGCCGTCGCTCGACCTGATCGGCAAGATCTAA